Part of the Novosphingobium sp. KA1 genome is shown below.
GGGCGCCCGCTGTCGACGATGGAGAGATTGCCGCTGGCGGCATCGGCAAAGCCGATCGCGAAGGCAGTGGCGTATCCGCTGGGCACGGTAATGGGATTGCTGGACATCGGGACTCCTTTCCAAGGGAAGAGAAGAAGGCCCGAATCCAGATACGCAGATCGATGCGTGTAGGAAAATTCTTTCGCGATGCCGGACTTTTGTCCGGCAACGATGAACTTACTTTTTCTTGGGAACGTTGAACGTGCCGGTGACGCGGCCGCCGGAAGCGGAAGAGACACCGCTCTTGAGATCGATCACGAAGCGCCCCCCGCGCAGCGTATCGCCGCCGGCGCGCTTGAGCGTGGCATTGCCGACCATGGTGATGATGCGCTGGTTGAAATCGTAGATCGCGTTATCGCCGGTGGCGGTCTCGTCATTGCGCGTCACCACGACGCTGCCGCTGGCAGTCATGCGATTGACCTTGAGCTGCTTGGCATCGGCAAGGTCGATCACCGTGCGGGCGGCGCGGATGCGCAAGTCGGTCTGCTTGATGTCGACGTTGCCGGTCAGGATCACGCGGTTCTGCTTGTCCTGCATCTCGATCCGATCGGCACCGAAATCGACGGGGGCATTGGTGTCGTGACCGGAGAAGACCTGGGCGCCGAGCTGCTGCGAGGCGGCAAGAGCGGCCAGGCCGAAGACCGGCACGGCGATCGCGGTACGGAAAAGGCCGGAGCGGAAGTTCATTGCGGGATCCTGAGCTTGCCGGGCGTCATGCGCATCCGGGCATTGCCTTCGAGCGTAACGACGCGGTTGTCGAGGTCGGCGTGCATGGTCTGGGCGGTGAAGGTGCCGTTGGGAACGGCTCCCGAAACGCCGCCGGTTGCCACCGCGGTCTTTTGCTTGATGTCGATGTTCACCTGGCTGGTGGTCATGTTGTAGCCACCGGCGCCCTGGAAATTGACCGGGCCGTCGACCTTCATGGTATCGGCATCGAAGTTGTAGGCCCCGCGCGGTGCGGCGATGTTGGCGGGACCATCCTTCATGTTCATCTTGGCGACGAGGTCGAGCATTTCGACCACGGGGACGTCTGGCGCGTGCTGCACCGCGGTTCCGGCCGTGACCAGGAAGTCTCGTCCGGCCTTGTCCTGCCCGCGATAGGCGGCGTTGGACACGGCCACGCGCTCGCCGGTCACCGCCACCTTGTTGCGATCGAGCAGGAAGCTGATCTCGCCGCGCGGCGAGAGTGGCACCAGGATCATCACGGCGGCGATCAGACCAATGCCGGTGGGCAGCGCCTTGGCCAGGAAGCCCACCAGGCGATCATGCGAGCCACCGGGAGCGGCAAAGTGCCGCCGGCGGTTGCGGATCTGGATGGCGTCTTCGGACATGCGCGCGTGCTCTCCGGCTCAGGCGGCTTCGTGGCTGAAGATGTCGTGGTCGGGCCAGCCGGCGAGGTCGAGCTTCGCGCGGGCGGGCAGGAAGTCGAAGCAGGCCTGCGCGATCTCGGTGCGATGCTCGCGCGCGAGACGCACGACGAGAATTTCATGCATGGCGTGCAGGTAGCGCACGTCCGAGGCGGCATAGTCCTTCTGCGCGTCGGTCAGCTCTGCCGCGCCCCAGTCGCTCGACTGCTGCTGCTTGGAGACTTCCTTGCCCAGCAGCTCGCGCACCAGATCCTTGAGACCGTGACGGTCCGTGTAGGTGCGGGTCAGCTTGCTGGCGATCTTCGTGCAGAACACCGGAGCGGCGACGACGCCGAGGTAGTGTTCGATCGCGGCAAGGTCGAAACGGGCGAAGTGGTAGAGCTTCAGGCGGGCCGGATCGGCCAGCACGGCCTTGAGATTCGGCGCGTCATAGGCGCTGTCCGGGGCGAAGCGGACGAGATGTTCGTCACCCTTGCCATCGGAAATCTGGACCACGCAAAGCCGGTCGCGGGGGGTGATCAGTCCCATCGTTTCGGTGTCGACGGCGACGGGCCCGGGCGCGAGCACGCCTTCGGGGAGATCTTCTTCGTGGAGATAGACAGCCATAGTCCGGAAATGCTTAGGGACTGGGCTGGCTTTTCGCAATGGGCGGATGCCCTTGTGGACGGTCAGATGCGGACAAATCGGGAGTAGCGCAGCGATGGAAGCAGCCGAGGCCATGCAAGGGGTGCCTCCTGCCTGGGCAGAGGCGCTGGCCCCGGTGCTGGCGAGCCCCGAGTCGCGCCGGCTGGCAGGCTGGCTCGAGGCCGAGGCGCGGGCCGGCAAGACCATCTATCCCCCCGCCGGGCAGTGGCTGCGGGCACTGGAACTCACGGCGCTGGACGAGGTGCGGGTCGTGATCCTGGGGCAGGATCCCTATCATGGCCCCGGGCAGGCGCATGGCCTGGCGTTCTCGGTGATGGAGGGGGTTAAAGTGCCCCCTTCGCTGGTCAACATCTACAAGGAACTGGCGAGCGATTGCGGCGTGATCGCGCCGGGGCACGGCAGTCTGGAGCATTGGGCACGCCAGGGCGTGCTGCTGCTCAACAATGCGCTCACCGTCGAGGCCGGGCAGCCCGGTTCACACCAGAAACGCGGCTGGGAGGCAATCACCGATGCGGCGGTCGCGGCAGTCGCCGCCCAGGCGGAGCCTTGCGTGTTCCTGCTCTGGGGCAGCCATGCCCGGAAAAAGGCGATGCGCGTGGCGGGACTGGGCTCGAGCCATCACCTTGTCCTGACCGCGCCGCACCCGAGCCCGCTTTCGGCTTATGCGGGCTTTTTCGGATGCGGCCATTTCAGCCAGGCCAATGCCTTTCTCGAAGCCCACGGACGGGGCCGGATCGACTGGCAAGTGCCGGTAAACGCCGCCCGTTCAGGCTGAACTGCCGGCCACCGGCGCATCCATCTCGAAGTGATGCATGGTCCCGCCGATGGCGAGATCGCCGAACAGGCTGCGGAAGCGGGCAAAGGCATCCAGCTTGCGAGCTGCTTCGTGCGCCTCGAGCGAGGTCCACACGACGTTGAAGGCGAAGCGCGACGCATGTTCGACGCCCTG
Proteins encoded:
- a CDS encoding LptA/OstA family protein — translated: MNFRSGLFRTAIAVPVFGLAALAASQQLGAQVFSGHDTNAPVDFGADRIEMQDKQNRVILTGNVDIKQTDLRIRAARTVIDLADAKQLKVNRMTASGSVVVTRNDETATGDNAIYDFNQRIITMVGNATLKRAGGDTLRGGRFVIDLKSGVSSASGGRVTGTFNVPKKK
- the lptC gene encoding LPS export ABC transporter periplasmic protein LptC, which translates into the protein MSEDAIQIRNRRRHFAAPGGSHDRLVGFLAKALPTGIGLIAAVMILVPLSPRGEISFLLDRNKVAVTGERVAVSNAAYRGQDKAGRDFLVTAGTAVQHAPDVPVVEMLDLVAKMNMKDGPANIAAPRGAYNFDADTMKVDGPVNFQGAGGYNMTTSQVNIDIKQKTAVATGGVSGAVPNGTFTAQTMHADLDNRVVTLEGNARMRMTPGKLRIPQ
- a CDS encoding ribonuclease D, with translation MAVYLHEEDLPEGVLAPGPVAVDTETMGLITPRDRLCVVQISDGKGDEHLVRFAPDSAYDAPNLKAVLADPARLKLYHFARFDLAAIEHYLGVVAAPVFCTKIASKLTRTYTDRHGLKDLVRELLGKEVSKQQQSSDWGAAELTDAQKDYAASDVRYLHAMHEILVVRLAREHRTEIAQACFDFLPARAKLDLAGWPDHDIFSHEAA
- the ung gene encoding uracil-DNA glycosylase, with protein sequence MEAAEAMQGVPPAWAEALAPVLASPESRRLAGWLEAEARAGKTIYPPAGQWLRALELTALDEVRVVILGQDPYHGPGQAHGLAFSVMEGVKVPPSLVNIYKELASDCGVIAPGHGSLEHWARQGVLLLNNALTVEAGQPGSHQKRGWEAITDAAVAAVAAQAEPCVFLLWGSHARKKAMRVAGLGSSHHLVLTAPHPSPLSAYAGFFGCGHFSQANAFLEAHGRGRIDWQVPVNAARSG
- a CDS encoding antibiotic biosynthesis monooxygenase, with the translated sequence MLLEIAEIDVRPGSEPAFAQAMRGEGVGLLASCDGVISVQFGQGVEHASRFAFNVVWTSLEAHEAARKLDAFARFRSLFGDLAIGGTMHHFEMDAPVAGSSA